DNA sequence from the Lycium barbarum isolate Lr01 chromosome 5, ASM1917538v2, whole genome shotgun sequence genome:
TCTTAAAAGTAATGGAAAAGGGTGGGGAAAAAAATCAAATACTAGCAAATTGTATGCTTGGATTTGATGGGAAACAAATCTTTATTTATACAAAATAAATTTAATATTATAATAATTTACATTaatattttacttttaaaaaTAGTACTAGTAACAAAAAAACTCCCATAATATATAATAGTAACATCTTCATGGAACATTAATGTATACCAATtctatttctcttctttcttcttaaCTTCTAGCTCAGGTTCTGTGTTCAACTCAAAaggtacatatacatacataacaaacCGAATTTACTAGAAAATATAATGTACAATACACACTAAACAAGGGACCACATATTCAACATCCTTTTTTAGACATAGGTTAAAAGACCTAACACTAAAGTATTTAGTCGTATCAACTTCTCGTTCATCAAGTTTTGGTTTTGTACTTAAACTCGTCAATTGGAACACCTTCCTCCTGAGGAGGCTCCCCACCTGAAGCGCCGCTTGAGCTGAACCCGCCTTCCTTTTTCGTAATATAAAAGGGACAGCGTACCGTTTGGTACACgagataaggtgggatatccgagattaaatttgaataaaatttatacattATTTGGttaaaggtataaatttatccggAAAGAATTTATATTTGCTTAGATATAAATTTTATCCCAAACTTAATCCTGAATAACCCATCTTATATTCCCATCACTTGATATTAATGATATTAaggtgggataaattagtcctgCACTTATTATCCCAAGACTATAATCCCGATATAACTTAATATAATCCTAATATAACTTAATCCGCGACCACTGTGGTGCTAAAAAAACAACCGTACAATACCTATACAAAATCAAGCTCCGTCTTGGATAAAATCTGCGGATATATATTCAAACTCACAGCATACATAAACATAACAAACCGAATTAGAAGCTATAATAATACACTACACGCGAAACAGAGAGACTAACATATTCAACATCCTGCTTTGTTTTTCTAGACATATAGGTTAAAACTAAAGACCTAGCACTAAATTAAAGTATATTTAGTACTAGTATCAACAGCTCGTTCATCAAGTTTTGGTTTTGTACTTAGACTCGTCAATTGGAACACCCTCCTCTTGGGCACGCTCTCCACCTGAAGCGCCGCTTGAGCTGAAGCCGCCTTTGCGTCCCATCTCTTGATACCCTTCTTCTCCTATCTGCTCCTTCCTCGTCTGCCCGCCTCGGCTCCTCCCTAATGAGTCACAAGTAATTCAAGAGACTAATCGACTTTGTTAACATATACGTCTAAGAAACGAATAAAACTTAAAACTTATAATTTTAAATATGTCATAGCATAAGATAAGTATGAACGTTGACGTACATTGGTCCAACTATAAACGTGTCTAACGTTTATGTGTTCTATAAAGCCTTTTGAAAATCATGATAGGATTAATTTCACATATGGTGAATTAGTGACTTTTAAGTAATTCAAGAGAAAAGTGTCACAAGCACGAATTGACTTTGTTAACATATACGTATAAGAAACGGAAAAAATTTATAACTTTAAACATGTCATAGCGGAAAATGATTGGATTAATTTCACATATGGTGAATTGGTGACTTTATTTTACTATACGTAAAAAGTTAAAGTACTAAATTAATTTTTGTAACGTAAAAAAACACAACTTGTTTTCATAACATAAATCATTCAACTTCATCCAAATTTCATAAATTATTATTACACTAttcttttttatacaaataattatTTAGCTCTGCCTAAGCATCacaaaaattaccccataatttTTCTTAACCATAAAATCTTTCACTTCCATTTAAATAGCAAATAAATGAGCCTTCGGCCCCTTTCTTCGTC
Encoded proteins:
- the LOC132640402 gene encoding em protein H5-like, which produces MTTRQQERAELDRKAREGETVVPGGTGGKSLEAQEHLAEGRSRGGQTRKEQIGEEGYQEMGRKGGFSSSGASGGERAQEEGVPIDESKYKTKT